The DNA sequence GGTGGAAAAAGGTAGAGAATCTCACCTGTTTACATAATGACTGCGACACACAGCGCTGCCCACACACTCCGCTCCTGCCTACCAATGATAATCAACTCTGAACACGACTGTATTGTTGTGAAGTGTTTGTAAATCATTCACCCGCTGCTACTCTCTCTCCAGTCCACCACCTTTTCCTTCCGGAAACCCAGCAGGGCAATTAGATGCAGCTCACAGAGaagtatttattattcatgaCAACCTCCAATGTTTGCACATCCGTCATCGCTGAAGCAagtcacacagacaaagagtCTGTTGGGTATCGGATGTTTAATGTGAGAAATGTGGTCCTTCAGTATCTCACAGGGAGATTCAGCAACATCAACACGATCGCCCGCCTCCTGTGGGAACCAGGCACTGACGCAAAAATGATTTAAGTTGATCTTCAACGTCACATAAAAGCGGCACGACATTCACAACGTGCTTTATTAAAGTAAATGGCAACAGGGCTGAAGTTAACAGTGGCCCCCTTCGTGGTGAGATACAAAAGGTGGATGTGATATGGCAACATAAGGACACTGAGTGACGACGTGTTAAGCACACTGTGGTATGGCTTATTAAAATTACATTCACCTTTTTGCATTAGAGGGACAAtagctaaaaaaaaagttgtaatgTCCGAACAGAAAAAGTCaagtattaaaaaataaagacatcacATTTGGCAAAAGCCTGaactaaaatgaaataaaacattaggtGCAATTAAAAGTGAGGTTGTCATTAGTAGTTAAAAGCATTTgccttaaaaacattttttttaaatcgtagCAGGAAGGACAGCAGCCATGATCCCACATTGTTTGACCTTTCACATTAAAACTCTGACCATGCAGTCACAAGTACAGTTACCACCCTAGATACAGAATCAAAGCTCCATCGCCGACGCCACAGAATTAGGAACAGGAAAATCTAAAATACTAACATAGTGCGATTTCACTGGCCGAACTGACAGAACttcagagatttatttttgtttttgcatttcttcAGCTTACTCCAAAACAGAAATTCTCAGCATAATGATCCAAATGTTGTCCTGAAGCAATAAATAATAGTACCGTTGTTCATAGCACACATCCAGCAAGGATCGCTGGGATAAAAATGATAGGCCACTACTGTCCTAAATAAAGTGTCGAACTTCAGAGTTTTGCTTTTGATGGCACAGGAAATTCATAAAATCTATACAAACACAACGTCACCGTCACTCCCAGCAAACATCTAAAAAAATGTTCAGCATCTCGTCCGAGTCAGTTCGTTCAAATGTAACAAAAACAGGAATATCATCAACACGGTGGTTCACCCCGGCACAAGACAGTCTCATGCTGACACCACAACACTCGCACACAACTTTAAGACAACAGTGAATTTCAATACATTTAGGTTAAGTAGCTTTAAAATGCTACTGACCGTTATATCCATGAAGATGCTCGTCAGCAGTGAATATTGACAGGTTTTGGCTGCCGCTGGCCGTACATTGGTGAGTATGTGCGCGATGACGGTTTTTTCTCTGGACATGCAACATCACGTGGAGGCCGACTGGCTCCAATTCACACGGCGAATACACTTCCTCATGCATCACAACCCGAAAGCAGCCTTCTGGGAACGCTTACTTCATGCTCTCAAAGGTCAAATCTACTCCCGTTAAAACATCAATACTCCcggaaacaaaacagacattcAACCACTACTGCAGAGATATGTGTTCAAATTCAttcatgaaagaaaaaaaaaagaaaaagtaaggTGGAGTGAAACAGAAATATGACGAGTGTCGGCTTCAGAAAAGCTTTGGCCTTTGGAAGCTTTGTGGTGGTAGGTAGAGAGGCGTGTCACAAACCAGCTGTAACAGACCATGTCATGGACAGATTTGAGAGGGACGTCTGTTCACcacacaaaatgtcacagtattcctgaaaaacatgtttacatgtagCTGAGATGATGTCATCGCTGACAAACTGCTCAGTGGTTCATGGGTGTTAACACAGAGCTGTGATTGAACCTGTGAGTGAGCCGGCTGAGGTCAGAGAAGCactttaaatacacagacagCCATGTTGGTTTAaattttgtaaaagaaaacacacactcacacacaaagtgtcCCTGACCTCAGACAAGCACATAACACGGAAGAGGAAAAACCCCACAAAAAGCTCAAAGGGTTGAGCAGACACTTGTTTGTCATggacatgtgtttgtgtgtggaccTGCTCTGAACCAAAGTAAACACTCACTCTGATTCTCATCTCCCCTGCACACAGAGGAAATAGccagagcaaagaaaaacacagcaaggcagagaaaaataaaagtcagtgcagattttcctgaaacttaAATAACTTTAGACCTTGTAACATTCACCTTTGGTCCAATAAAAACCAAAGAGTCACAGATAATTTCTGCTAAAACCTGCATGAGAATCATTTTCCCAGAAGGTAATTAGATTTTGTATAAAACGCTCGTGGTGtagttaaaactaaaacaaggtGCGAGTGCGCTGCTCCCGGTGGCGGGCTGCAGGTACTGCTGAGTGATGAGCTGGCTGAGGCACAGCAGTATCTGGCTGTCCTCCTCGCCCAGTcccagctgctcctgcagaaaGCAAAGGCGTCGGCCCTCCACGACCTCGGGCCCCTCCGTGGAGCTGACCggcaggtggaggtggtgggtgaaagTAAACAGGAAGGCTTTGGCAGCCAGGCGGCACAGGGTGCTCTGTACATGGAGGAAGTAGGTGGAGCCACGGCGGATGTAGGTGCGATGATCGGCTATGTTGGCCAGCAGCTGGCCGCGATACGGCGGGCAGCGCAAGGTCTTCTGGTCGGCATCAAGGATGGAGATATAGCGGCTGTAGCGGGACAGCGAGTAAAGCATGCTGGAACCAACAGGGGACGCCACTCTGTGTGAGGCAGAAAGACAGATACCATAGTTGTCAGTTCGTTAAGAAAGCTTAACATAGGAGgtatacatttctttttaatcGCAATATTATTGTAATATATCATTAATTGTTATTGCTGTATGGATCTGGTTGAAATTTCTCAACATCTATTGGACACATTGGCAAAACATCAGATACAGAGATTCATGGTTCCAGAGGATGGATCCTAAAGAAGTTGCTACCAAGATGACACTTTGACACTTTGCATAAATTCATGCAAGTGCATGAATTTATGAAACTAAAGCTTCCTCTCTGTAAAAACTCCAATACAGTCGAGAGGCTGGAAGTTGAATAGTTTGTGCGTCATCACACACTGAGTCAGAGCAGATGAGTAATAGTGGAGTGATTGTGATACAAACTATCTTGAGGAATCTATCATCatcttcatatttcatattgatTAATATGTTCTATGGTTCTGTGAGCATCAAACTCAATGTTTTAGTAAATCTGTGAAATCAACATCATCTGTCTTGTTCTACAAGCCCTGAATACCAGCTTTTTAAAGCAGTGTTAtttaaatggataaaatgtaaatgcagattGGACATACCTTTGCAAACCAATGAGTTTCCACCTCTGCAGGTCAGTAAGGGTGAAAGGACAGGACAGCCAGGCTTGAACCCTCTCGCCGCACTTCCCAGGGCCGGGAACGAAGAGGGCCAGAGCAGCAACCAACCGTCGGACCCTCCCCTCATCTGCCCCAAGCACCACCAGGGTTCTGCCACTCAGCAGGCACAAAAGAGCTTGTATGGCAAAGGGGTACTGTCGCACAAACCTCAGGGCTCCTTGTCCAGCCTTCTTCCTGTGACGCAGGGTCATCACTGCCCCATAGCCGAGAGGTGAGGCAGCACGATCAGACCCAGTAGAAGCACTCATGGTGCAGTCTGACCCGTCCTCTGCTGACGTACGGGAAACTGCGTCTCCAAGGAGCCCCACGGGCAGCTCCAGCCCAGATGCTTTGTTTTCTGAGCTTAGAGAGCCCACCGCGTAATAGTCCTGGAGAAGGGGAAGGGATTGAGGCTCCTGGTTGACCACCGCGGTTGGAGAGGACTGATGGTTGGAGCTTTGGTCCAGATGAGGGTTCTTCTCTGGGGCAGATGCCTCATAAAGGAAACCCTCTTGAGACATACAGCATGCTGTGTCAATTGGAACCAACAAGTCAGACTCAATTTCACTTACTCTCTCACAGTCGTCCTCCCTGCTGGCCTCCAGCTCAGACACCACTTCCAGCAAGGACACGGGTGTGTCGTCTCCCCCGTTGTCACCCTCATCCTCCCCTGCAGTGGTTTCCATatcttcactgctgctctccctctccaggtCAGTGTTGTGGTCAGGGTCAGGGGTCAAGTCAgaatcaggatcaggatcaggatcaggatgtTCAGACCTAACACTAGCAAGACTTTGCTGCTTTTCTGCCGGGCCCATCCCGCTCTTATCGCTGCTAAAGCTTCCTTTGGTCCCGTCGGAGCTCTCCTGGGTCTGGTCTGAGGGGGAGGAATCCAAATGACTCATCCCAAGCCCGAGCTCACTCTCCTGAGTATGGCTGGTCTCAGAAGTTGGGTCTCGGGGATCTGGGGGCGCCAGTGAGTCTAGCTCTAGAGGTTCTGGTCCCAGCACAATTGGAGGAGGATTTGAGAGTGTAAAGTTGTTGACAGCATGGTTCACAGCACAGAATGGTCTTAGTACCCCCCCCTCATCCTCAGCATCATCACCAAGGTCCTCCTCAAACAGGAAGTTGGTAATTCTCTGTCTCCTGCGTAAAGACTTGTCCAGGCGGCGTGTGTGAAGGTAACATAGGTCGCCACGGAAactcctctccgtctccttcaGGAGCCCCATGGTGGCCTCATAGAAAGTGTCATCACACAGCTCCTGCATGGTCTTCAGGCGCTTGTCGAAACACTTGGCGGACTTAGCTTTGATCAGCTGTGGTGTGTAAGACGGCCTGCGTTTAACGCCCTCATCGTCATCCTGCACCACTTCCTCTTTGCCTGCTTCATCATTGATCTGACCCTGCCCTTCGTCCCCCTTCCTTCCTGTGTCAGTGTAACAGAAGGGGTTGGCAAGCTTGGCATATTTTTCCAACAGCGTTTCACACTCACTCAAGCACTGTGTCATACACTTCTGACAGGTGACAGCGTGCGGGTCTCTGCGCGGGCGGCAGTGGAAGGAGCTGATCTGCCTCAGCAGGTCCCTGTGTTCGTAGATGCTCTTTTCAACGTTGGCGAGCTCATTGGCTTTCTCTACGGCGTGAGCGGAGTACATGCACTGAGGCCCCGCCTCCCTCTGCAggccctcctctctctgcagcacagagtgAGTGTACCTGAGGGGAAGACAACACGGGTTACTGATGCACGTGTTCATACAGGGAACAGGAATAAGAGGAGTCAAGAGATGagcctggtattaacatctgtcctgagagatctgatcacaagtggacagatCTATGTCCATCTCTTCACACCTggctttaaaatgtgtcctgggaCCAGATGTGATCAGTGACTGAATGTGATCAGATccctcaggatggatgttagtGTCTGAACGGAGTCTGTGAAACTactacacaaacaaaacaggaaaaacaagcagcagaacTTCATGAACATTCATGAACTGGTAGATTAGAGTTGGCAAGTTATGTTTATATCCATTCTAAGAACACACATGGGTATAAGTGTGGGTTTGTTGGTCAGTCCATCAcatcaaactgaaatatctctgGATGGATTGCCAAAAAATACTGTACAACATTCAAAGTCCCTAGAGGATGAATGCTAAAAACTTTAGTGacctctgacttttcctcttgtgCAACCATGAAGTTCACATTTTGGTTCTGGGTGAAATGTTTTAAGATCGTCAGACTTGTTATTGAGGTCAAAATCacaatattttcttatttagcCAAAAGCTTTGCCTAATGTCAGCACACATGTCAAATGTGGAGCAGTAGACATGAGGCTGAGGGATTAGCAGGGGCCCAAAAGCAAAGTCTCGCTGGTACAATTTTTCACATTGAT is a window from the Hippoglossus hippoglossus isolate fHipHip1 chromosome 8, fHipHip1.pri, whole genome shotgun sequence genome containing:
- the smcr8a gene encoding guanine nucleotide exchange protein smcr8a, whose translation is MIGSPDVVAFTKEDEFGPTGPDPWALPEEFSVPLHPLADSNPWAKTSFAKFTKDFILISEFSEQVGPQPLLTIPPDPKVCGTFDLNYFSLRIMSVDYQASFVGHPPGSGYPRLSFVEDSRVVLGDSKEGAFAYVHHLTLYDLEARGFVRPFCMAYVSADERKIMLQFQELSLRFLQASECLKAGNRRAFAKELQRKLQDLEYTHSVLQREEGLQREAGPQCMYSAHAVEKANELANVEKSIYEHRDLLRQISSFHCRPRRDPHAVTCQKCMTQCLSECETLLEKYAKLANPFCYTDTGRKGDEGQGQINDEAGKEEVVQDDDEGVKRRPSYTPQLIKAKSAKCFDKRLKTMQELCDDTFYEATMGLLKETERSFRGDLCYLHTRRLDKSLRRRQRITNFLFEEDLGDDAEDEGGVLRPFCAVNHAVNNFTLSNPPPIVLGPEPLELDSLAPPDPRDPTSETSHTQESELGLGMSHLDSSPSDQTQESSDGTKGSFSSDKSGMGPAEKQQSLASVRSEHPDPDPDPDSDLTPDPDHNTDLERESSSEDMETTAGEDEGDNGGDDTPVSLLEVVSELEASREDDCERVSEIESDLLVPIDTACCMSQEGFLYEASAPEKNPHLDQSSNHQSSPTAVVNQEPQSLPLLQDYYAVGSLSSENKASGLELPVGLLGDAVSRTSAEDGSDCTMSASTGSDRAASPLGYGAVMTLRHRKKAGQGALRFVRQYPFAIQALLCLLSGRTLVVLGADEGRVRRLVAALALFVPGPGKCGERVQAWLSCPFTLTDLQRWKLIGLQRVASPVGSSMLYSLSRYSRYISILDADQKTLRCPPYRGQLLANIADHRTYIRRGSTYFLHVQSTLCRLAAKAFLFTFTHHLHLPVSSTEGPEVVEGRRLCFLQEQLGLGEEDSQILLCLSQLITQQYLQPATGSSALAPCFSFNYTTSVLYKI